From a region of the Sebastes umbrosus isolate fSebUmb1 chromosome 10, fSebUmb1.pri, whole genome shotgun sequence genome:
- the cep68 gene encoding centrosomal protein of 68 kDa isoform X2: protein MEAKGCSQRWKMHLPEFKHSRRCPSPTTKDNERGKTERDRDRGGPHKSVTMAPTSRYLTDRQYVMRKPLFSEEQHTSILKKTHPQKHTEKEKHLSVSRREENQQRTDMNFSTRPREELTPESFSLSHSDISPPSASRTDPGSPLGVSELSARLCHEEPTFGSPFPGGRSARRSLSSSFLEVQRLNPPLRPQLTSTVLYPTYTPRSGHSRPDQTQLRLGGREEETKLCSSGGQSKGHPVSPYQANYWACAIPKALPPSPNRHSAGWDPNREYQALLDYTYPLRPGQVVCEGDRSKLQGDSLLRTDPNMQDSGIELDHLCSSTSLSGLDFSLSVGHRSPDLQGFTRYSDGPPSGTLLSPTDPLGLSSDSLVCSRNEGGMNRYKSDGRRHQHHAPSASTSTAFTCSTRLLPQSRCVCLEVDEEFRPLPEQLEELKLLSRKVREVTAQLSRPVTASCESLEPGTTSILSSITLPEKQEAEDEDEEEEEAKVKDLERGNQDTDEGKDETDREERRSAQTADHRDSEAARRSSGSWVEPAGGGPSPSSLREVEVLIEQLCGLTLPGSQRSSQDDQERSDSLMQHIEVFCSHLEQLIQQLYSVSEKMELLAAPTLDLDSVKSSLAEYQSFQREVSSHQPLTSCVLHTGQLLLRCINTMSPFLRDTLLLIERQSGALETHTEHFFSSILSAMDSLTRPGPVQPSREEDPGPVGVHGSTL, encoded by the exons ATGGAAGCCAAGGGATGCAGCCAGAGGTGGAAGATGCATCTCCCAGAGTTTAAACACAGCAGGAGATGCCCGAGTCCGACTACTAAAGACAACGAACGAggcaagacagagagagacagagacagaggagggcCACACAAAAGTGTTACTATGGCTCCCACCTCCAGGtatctgacagacagacagtatgtaATGAGAAAGCCTCTGTTCTCTGAGGAACAACATACATCTATCTTAAAGAAGACACATCCACAGAAGCACACAGAGAAG GAGAAACACTTGAGTGTTAGCCGAAGAGAAGAAAACCAGCAACGCACTGACATGAATTTCTCGACCAGACCAAGAGAGGAGCTGACCCCAGAGAGCTTCAGCCTCTCTCACAGTGACATCTCACCTCCCTCCGCCTCTAGAACAGACCCCGGCTCACCCCTGGGTGTCTCGGAGCTCAGCGCTAGGCTGTGCCATGAAGAACCCACTTTTGGATCACCTTTCCCTGGCGGCAGATCAGCTCGGCGGAGCCTCTCGAGCTCCTTCCTGGAGGTCCAGAGATTAAACCCTCCTCTTAGGCCGCAACTGACCTCCACTGTCCTGTATCCTACATACACCCCTCGCTCAGGGCACTCCAGGCCAGACCAGACCCAGCTCAGGctgggggggagggaggaggagaccaAACTATGCTCTTCTGGAGGACAGTCAAAAGGACATCCAGTGTCTCCCTATCAGGCAAACTACTGGGCCTGTGCCATCCCCAAAGCTTTGCCTCCATCTCCAAACAGGCACTCTGCAGGCTGGGACCCAAACAGGGAGTACCAGGCCCTGCTGGACTACACCTACCCTCTGAGACCAGGACAGGTGGTCTGTGAGGGGGACCGCTCCAAGCTCCAGGGAGACTCCCTTCTTCGAACGGACCCCAACATGCAGGATTCAGGGATTGAACTGGACCACCTTTGTAGCTCTACCAGCCTGTCAGGGTTGGACTTTTCTCTTAGTGTGGGTCATAGGTCACCTGACCTGCAGGGGTTCACCAGATACTCAGATGGTCCGCCATCCGGGACCTTGCTCTCCCCAACAGACCCTCTGGGTTTGTCCTCGGACAGTTTAGTCTGCAGTAGGAACGAAGGTGGAATGAATCGTTACAAATCTGATGGTCGCCGTCATCAGCACCATGCTCCGTCCGCCTCCACCTCCACTGCTTTCACCTGCTCCACCAGACTTCTCCCACagtccaggtgtgtgtgtctggaggtGGACGAGGAGTTCCGGCCTCTTCCagagcagctggaggagctgaagctgctgtccAGAAAG GTGCGGGAGGTGACGGCCCAGCTGAGTCGGCCTGTCACAGCCAGCTGTGAGTCTCTGGAGCCAGGCACCActtccatcctctcctccatcaccctGCCTGAGAAACAGGAGGCTGaagacgaggacgaggaggaggaggaggctaaAGTCAAAGACTTGGAACGCGGCAATCAAGACACAGATGAAGGAAAAGAtgagacggacagagaggagaggagatctGCTCAGACGG ctgatcacagggACTCTGAGGCAGCGAGGAGGAGTTCTGGATCCTGGGTGGAGCCTGCAGGAGGTGGACCGAGTCCATCCAGTCTCAGGGAGGTGGAGGTTTTGATCGAGCAGCTGTGTGGCCTCACCCTGCCTGGCAGCCAGAGGAGCAGCCAGGACGACCAGGAGCGAAGTGACTCCCTGATGCAACACATCGAG GTCTTCTGTTCACACCTGGAGCAGCTCATCCAGCAGCTATATTCAGTGTCAGAGAAGATGGAGCTGCTGGCTGCGCCCACTCTGGACTTAGACAGCGTGAAGTCATCTCTGGCTGAGTATCAG AGTTTTCAGAGAGAAGTGAGCAGCCATCAGCCCCTGACCTCCTGCGTTCTGCACACCGGACAGCTTCTCCTCCGCTGCATCAACACCATGTCTCCAT TTTTAAGAGACACCCTGCTGTTGATTGAGAGGCAGAGTGGAGCTCTGGAGACCCACACTGAACACTTTTTCTCCTCCATCCTGTCTGCCATGGACAGCCTCACCCGCCCCGGTCCAGTCCAgccgagcagagaggaggacccTGGCCCTGTGGGGGTCCATGGGTCCACTTTGTGA
- the cep68 gene encoding centrosomal protein of 68 kDa isoform X1, translated as MEAKGCSQRWKMHLPEFKHSRRCPSPTTKDNERGKTERDRDRGGPHKSVTMAPTSRYLTDRQYVMRKPLFSEEQHTSILKKTHPQKHTEKEKHLSVSRREENQQRTDMNFSTRPREELTPESFSLSHSDISPPSASRTDPGSPLGVSELSARLCHEEPTFGSPFPGGRSARRSLSSSFLEVQRLNPPLRPQLTSTVLYPTYTPRSGHSRPDQTQLRLGGREEETKLCSSGGQSKGHPVSPYQANYWACAIPKALPPSPNRHSAGWDPNREYQALLDYTYPLRPGQVVCEGDRSKLQGDSLLRTDPNMQDSGIELDHLCSSTSLSGLDFSLSVGHRSPDLQGFTRYSDGPPSGTLLSPTDPLGLSSDSLVCSRNEGGMNRYKSDGRRHQHHAPSASTSTAFTCSTRLLPQSRCVCLEVDEEFRPLPEQLEELKLLSRKVREVTAQLSRPVTASCESLEPGTTSILSSITLPEKQEAEDEDEEEEEAKVKDLERGNQDTDEGKDETDREERRSAQTAADHRDSEAARRSSGSWVEPAGGGPSPSSLREVEVLIEQLCGLTLPGSQRSSQDDQERSDSLMQHIEVFCSHLEQLIQQLYSVSEKMELLAAPTLDLDSVKSSLAEYQSFQREVSSHQPLTSCVLHTGQLLLRCINTMSPFLRDTLLLIERQSGALETHTEHFFSSILSAMDSLTRPGPVQPSREEDPGPVGVHGSTL; from the exons ATGGAAGCCAAGGGATGCAGCCAGAGGTGGAAGATGCATCTCCCAGAGTTTAAACACAGCAGGAGATGCCCGAGTCCGACTACTAAAGACAACGAACGAggcaagacagagagagacagagacagaggagggcCACACAAAAGTGTTACTATGGCTCCCACCTCCAGGtatctgacagacagacagtatgtaATGAGAAAGCCTCTGTTCTCTGAGGAACAACATACATCTATCTTAAAGAAGACACATCCACAGAAGCACACAGAGAAG GAGAAACACTTGAGTGTTAGCCGAAGAGAAGAAAACCAGCAACGCACTGACATGAATTTCTCGACCAGACCAAGAGAGGAGCTGACCCCAGAGAGCTTCAGCCTCTCTCACAGTGACATCTCACCTCCCTCCGCCTCTAGAACAGACCCCGGCTCACCCCTGGGTGTCTCGGAGCTCAGCGCTAGGCTGTGCCATGAAGAACCCACTTTTGGATCACCTTTCCCTGGCGGCAGATCAGCTCGGCGGAGCCTCTCGAGCTCCTTCCTGGAGGTCCAGAGATTAAACCCTCCTCTTAGGCCGCAACTGACCTCCACTGTCCTGTATCCTACATACACCCCTCGCTCAGGGCACTCCAGGCCAGACCAGACCCAGCTCAGGctgggggggagggaggaggagaccaAACTATGCTCTTCTGGAGGACAGTCAAAAGGACATCCAGTGTCTCCCTATCAGGCAAACTACTGGGCCTGTGCCATCCCCAAAGCTTTGCCTCCATCTCCAAACAGGCACTCTGCAGGCTGGGACCCAAACAGGGAGTACCAGGCCCTGCTGGACTACACCTACCCTCTGAGACCAGGACAGGTGGTCTGTGAGGGGGACCGCTCCAAGCTCCAGGGAGACTCCCTTCTTCGAACGGACCCCAACATGCAGGATTCAGGGATTGAACTGGACCACCTTTGTAGCTCTACCAGCCTGTCAGGGTTGGACTTTTCTCTTAGTGTGGGTCATAGGTCACCTGACCTGCAGGGGTTCACCAGATACTCAGATGGTCCGCCATCCGGGACCTTGCTCTCCCCAACAGACCCTCTGGGTTTGTCCTCGGACAGTTTAGTCTGCAGTAGGAACGAAGGTGGAATGAATCGTTACAAATCTGATGGTCGCCGTCATCAGCACCATGCTCCGTCCGCCTCCACCTCCACTGCTTTCACCTGCTCCACCAGACTTCTCCCACagtccaggtgtgtgtgtctggaggtGGACGAGGAGTTCCGGCCTCTTCCagagcagctggaggagctgaagctgctgtccAGAAAG GTGCGGGAGGTGACGGCCCAGCTGAGTCGGCCTGTCACAGCCAGCTGTGAGTCTCTGGAGCCAGGCACCActtccatcctctcctccatcaccctGCCTGAGAAACAGGAGGCTGaagacgaggacgaggaggaggaggaggctaaAGTCAAAGACTTGGAACGCGGCAATCAAGACACAGATGAAGGAAAAGAtgagacggacagagaggagaggagatctGCTCAGACGG cagctgatcacagggACTCTGAGGCAGCGAGGAGGAGTTCTGGATCCTGGGTGGAGCCTGCAGGAGGTGGACCGAGTCCATCCAGTCTCAGGGAGGTGGAGGTTTTGATCGAGCAGCTGTGTGGCCTCACCCTGCCTGGCAGCCAGAGGAGCAGCCAGGACGACCAGGAGCGAAGTGACTCCCTGATGCAACACATCGAG GTCTTCTGTTCACACCTGGAGCAGCTCATCCAGCAGCTATATTCAGTGTCAGAGAAGATGGAGCTGCTGGCTGCGCCCACTCTGGACTTAGACAGCGTGAAGTCATCTCTGGCTGAGTATCAG AGTTTTCAGAGAGAAGTGAGCAGCCATCAGCCCCTGACCTCCTGCGTTCTGCACACCGGACAGCTTCTCCTCCGCTGCATCAACACCATGTCTCCAT TTTTAAGAGACACCCTGCTGTTGATTGAGAGGCAGAGTGGAGCTCTGGAGACCCACACTGAACACTTTTTCTCCTCCATCCTGTCTGCCATGGACAGCCTCACCCGCCCCGGTCCAGTCCAgccgagcagagaggaggacccTGGCCCTGTGGGGGTCCATGGGTCCACTTTGTGA